One Drechmeria coniospora strain ARSEF 6962 chromosome 01, whole genome shotgun sequence genomic region harbors:
- a CDS encoding bZIP transcription factor → MSHLREADPVLSLTLFPHLHSYCLWAFAILPFALYHPSSDPNDGKLQEEKQRGKSCKASSMDYSGQYQFPQQAYHHQPFVPLTTAQPGPSDGDFNNASSAHVLTLPTPGQDPFDGMHAAEQFQPFTFPNDFGNLSHHSFSTPPTLPVDCSSGFDRDQQLQQQRHHHHHLLPSPRHQPRGSTSTNGAMTADQGVATPEDGPSARTGSDDDENLTPAQSRRKAQNRAAQRAFRERKERHVKDLEAKLANLQAAQQKTEVENERLKRNLQKVSTENEMLRATSSMGMGVQGTHAPEPPTDTSFKVVQNDESKQLPIDPSDDVDRLLPLGATWDFIITHDLFKRGLVDIGQVTERLASCARCNGQGPAFTERDILRAMELSVGSGSDDLLS, encoded by the exons ATGTCACATCTCAGGGAAGCCGACCCTGTCCTGTCCCTCACGCTCTTCCCTCACCTTCATTCTTACTGCCTTTGGGCCTTTGCCATTCTGCCTTTTGCCCTTTACCATCCATCGAGTGACCCGAACGACGGAAAATTACAGGAAGAAAAGCAAAGGGGCAAAAGCTGCAAGGCATCCTCCATGGACTACTCCGGCCAGTACCAGTTTCCCCAGCAGGCATATCACCACCAGCCGTTCGTgcccttgacgacggcgcagccAGGCCCCTCTGACGGCGACTTCAACAACGCCTCGTCTGCG CATGTGCTGACCCTGCCGACTCCCGGACAGGACCCCTTCGATGGCATGCATGCCGCTGAACAGTTCCAACCCTTTACTTTCCCCAATGACTTTGGCAACCTATCTCATCACAGCTTTTCTACCCCTCCAACCTTACCAGTCGACTGCTCGAGCGGCTTTGACAGGGACCAGCaactgcagcagcagcgccatcaccatcaccatcttCTGCCTTCTCCGCGTCACCAGCCTCGTGGGAGCACCAGCACCAATGGAGCCATGACTGCTGACCAGGGCGTTGCGACCCCCGAGGATGGACCCTCTGCCCGGACAGGCagtgacgatgacgagaacTTGACGCCGGCTCAGTCGCGGAGGAAAGCCCAGAACAGAGCTGC CCAGCGAGCCTTTAGGGAGAGGAAGGAACGGCACGTCAAGGACCTAGAAGCTAAGCTTGCCAACCTCCAGGCCGCGCAGCAGAAGACCGAGGTGGAGAACGAGCGGCTGAAACGCAACCTCCAGAAGGTGTCGACGGAGAACGAGATGCTGCGCGCCACCTCGTCGATGGGTATGGGTGTTCAAGGCACCCACGCGCCGGAACCACCGACAGATACAAGCTTCAAAGTGGTCCAAAATGACGAGAGCAAGCAGCTCCCCATCGACCCGTCGGATGACGTCGATCGATTGCTTCCCTTGGGCGCCACCTGGGACTTCATCATCACCCATGACCTGTTTAAGCgaggcctcgtcgacatTGGCCAAGTGACTGAGCGCCTCGCGTCCTGTGCCCGCTGCAACGGCCAGGGCCCGGCCTTTACGGAGCGGGACATCCTCCGCGCCATGGAGCTGAGCGTTGGCAGCGGCTCGGATGATTTGTTATCATAA
- a CDS encoding aspartyl-tRNA synthetase — protein sequence MSDKPAPPADVPTTAAASEDGGDAAGPSKKALKKAEAKAKKEAEKARRAAEHQANQAAAKAAAGNTEDLAKDNYGDVTPLIKVGADRVHLRDVGDEHLGKKLKLRAWIQNSRMQGAKMAFVELREERNWAIQGVVAASADGKPVSKQMVKWIGGLNLESFVLLEGTVEKPLEPVKSVRVSNYEFHITKCYLVAPGPEVLGMGLVVANKAVTNFDDEEAPQEAVEQAAKGVEAVSLDNVPSASMATHLSNPAMHKRSPVQQAIADVRMMTRKLFADYLDARGFNQFEPPCLIGAASEGGANVFMLPYFEKTACLAQSPQFYKQIEIAGGRKRVYCIGPVFRAENSNTPRHMTEFTGLDIEMEIEESYHEVRDMLEGVLLHIFRGLSEKCAEQIAIVRSVYASEEFLLPDPGKEVRLTFAEGQALLRAEGPEEFRQVSDDEDMSTPQEKALGAIIRRKYRTDFYVLDKFPEGARPFYALEDPEDNKITNSYDFFIRGQEVLSGGQRIHTPSLLEERIRKKGIDPTSPGIKEYVDVFRSAGVPPHGGGGIGLDRVVAWYLNLPSVHLASYYPRTPKRLMP from the exons ATGTCCGACAAGCCCGCACCACCAGCCGACgtgcccacgacggcggctgccAGCGAGGATGGAGGTGACGCTGCCGGACCGTCCAAGAAGGCGCTGAagaaggccgaggccaaggcgaagaaggaggcggagaaggcTCGTCGGGCGGCCGAGCACCAGGCGAACCAGGCCGctgccaaggcggcggcgggcaacACCGAGGATCTGGCCAAGGATAACTACGGCGATGTGACGCCCCTGATcaaggtcggcgccgacagAGTCCACCTGCGGGACGTTGGCGACGAGCACCTCGGCAAGAAGCTCAAGCTGCGGGCTTGGATCCAGAACTCGCGCATGCAGGGCGCCAAGATGGCCTTTGTCGAGCTGCGGGAGGAGAGGAACTGGGCGATCCAGggtgtcgtcgccgccagcgccgacggcaagccggTGAGCAAGCAGATGGTCAAGTGGATCGGCGGCCTCAACCTCGAGAGCTTCGTCCTGCTCGAGGGCACGGTCGAGAAGCCGCTCGAGCCGGTCAAGAGCGTGCGGGTGTCCAACTACGAGTTCCACATCACCAAGTGCTACCTCGTCGCCCCCGGTCCCGAGGTCCTGGGCatgggcctcgtcgtcgccaacaAAGCCGTCACCAactttgacgacgaggaggccccccaggaggccgtcgagcaggccgccaagggcgtcgaggcggtGAGCCTCGACAATGTGCCCAGCGCCAGCATGGCAACCCACCTCAGCAACCCGGCGATGCACAAGCGCTCGCCTGTCCAGCAAgccatcgccgacgtgcggatgatgacgaggaagcTGTTCGCCGActacctcgacgcccgcggCTTCAACCAGTTCGAGCCGCCGTGCTTGatcggcgccgcctccgaAGGTGGTGCCAACGTCTTCATGCTGCCGTACTTTGAGAAGACGGCCTGCCTCGCCCAGTCGCCGCAGTTCTACAAGCAGATCGAGATTGCCGGTGGCCGGAAGCGCGTCTACTGCATCGGGCCCGTCTTCCGAGCCGAGAACTCCAACACGCCGAGACACATGACCGAG TTCACCGGCCTCGACATCGAGATGGAAATTGAGGAGTCGTACCACGAGGTCCGTGACATGCTCGAGGGCGTCCTGCTTCACATCTTCCGCGGCCTCAGCGAGAAGTGCGCCGAACAAATCGCCATCGTCCGCTCCGTCTACGCCTCCGAGGAGTTTCTTCTTCCCGATCCCGGAAAGGAGGTGCGGCTCACGTTTGCCGAGGGCCAGGCTCTCCTTCGCGCCGAGGGCCCCGAAGAGTTCCGACAGGTgagcgatgacgaggacatGTCGACGCCGCAGGAGAAGGCGCTCGGCGCCATCATCCGCCGAAAGTACCGCACCGACTTTTACGTGCTCGACAAGTTCCCCGAAGGCGCTCGACCGTTCTACGCGCTCGAGGACCCCGAGGACAACAAGATCACCAACTCGTATGATTTCTTCATCCGCGGACAGGAAGTGCTCTCCGGTGGCCAACGAATTCACACGCCGTCACTGCTCGAGGAGCGGATCCGCAAGAAGGGCATCGACCCGACGAGTCCGGGAATCAAGGAGTACGTCGACGTGTTCAGGAGCGCCGGCGTCCCCccccacggcggcggtggcatcGGTCTCGACAGAGTCGTGGCCTGGTACTTGAACCTGCCGAGTGTGCACCTGGCAAGCTACTATCCTCGCACGCCCAAGCGACTGATGCCTTGA
- a CDS encoding ethanolaminephosphotransferase — protein MVYVRQMNLAALREYKYSSVDRSLTSKYIMRPWWNFVISFFPLSIAPNLITLTGFMFVVVNFLTLLWYTPLLDQDCPRWVYFSWALGLFLYQTFDAIDGSQARRTKQSGPLGELFDHGVDALNTTLEVLIFAASQNMGQGWRTVATLFACEFAYRILCLPPFPIACLHLLPWPLLASPRLTRLDFRPALLTFYVQTWDEYHTKTLTLGFVNGPVEGVLILVTVYALTGFLGGAHFWQQSMLRTLGVPETLGIPPRVYALSFTDWYLVQGGIVLVLNTVESSFNVIRARRANGDKSRGALVGLLPFFATWFLIVTYLCLNNDILRNHLVPFVLFAGLINAYSVGQMITAHLTKMSFPYVNVLMFPLIFGVVDSLGPFLQSRLGFGWPSVIGNGEYQVGFVFLMLGTGFGIYGSFVVDVIVTICDYLDIWCLTIKHPFDEIGHEVANGKTKNY, from the coding sequence ATGGTCTACGTTCGCCAGATGAACCTCGCGGCGCTCcgcgagtacaagtactcgtcgGTAGATCGCTCCCTCACCTCCAAGTACATCATGCGTCCGTGGTGGAACTTCGTCATCAGCTTCTTCCCCCTCTCCATAGCCCCCAACCTCATCACCCTCACCGGCTTCatgttcgtcgtcgtcaacttCCTCACCCTGCTGTGGTACACGCCCCTGCTCGACCAGGACTGCCCCCGCTGGGTCTACTTCAGCTGGGCCCTCGGCCTGTTTCTCTACCAGACCTTtgacgccatcgacggctcCCAGGCTCGTCGCACGAAGCAGTCGGGTCCCCTCGGCGAGCTGTTCGAccatggcgtcgacgccctcaACACCACCCTCGAGGTCCTCATCTTCGCCGCCTCCCAGAACATGGGTCAGGGCTGGCgcaccgtcgccaccctCTTCGCATGTGAGTTCGCCTACCGCATCCTTTGCTTGCCCCCTTTCCCCATCGCCTGTCTTCACCTCCTCCCCTGGCCCCTACTCGCCAGTCCGAGGCTAACGCGGCTGGATTTTCGCCCAGCCCTCCTCACGTTCTACGTCCAGACCTGGGACGAGTACCACACCAAGACGCTCaccctcggcttcgtcaacGGGCCCGTCGAAggcgtcctcatcctcgtcaccgtctACGCCCTAACCGGtttcctcggcggcgcccacTTCTGGCAGCAGAGCATGCTCCGCACCCTCGGCGTCCCCGAGACCCTAGGCATCCCGCCCCGCGTCTACGCCCTCTCCTTCACCGATTGGTACCTCGTCCAGGGCGGCattgtcctcgtcctcaaCACGGTCGAGTCGTCGTTCAATGTCATCCGCGCCCGCCGCGCCAACGGCGACAAGTCCCGCGGCGCCCTGGTCGGCCTGCTGCCCTTCTTCGCCACCTGGTTCCTCATCGTCACCTACCTCTGCCTCAACAATGACATCCTGCGCAACCACCTGGTTCCTttcgtcctcttcgccggTCTCATCAACGCCTACAGCGTCGGCCAGATGATCACGGCCCACCTGACCAAGATGAGCTTCCCCTACGTGAACGTCCTCATGTTTCCCCTCATCTTCGGCGTCGTTGATTCCCTCGGTCCCTTCCTTCAGAGccgcctcggcttcggctggCCCAGCGTcatcggcaacggcgagTACCAGGTCGGCTTCGTCTTTCTCATGCTCGGCACCGGCTTCGGCATCTACGGcagcttcgtcgtcgacgtcatcgtcaccatctGCGACTACCTTGACATCTGGTGCCTGACCATCAAGCACCCCTTCGACGAGATCGGCCACGAGGTGGCCAACGGCAAGACCAAGAACTACTAG